The Equus przewalskii isolate Varuska chromosome 5, EquPr2, whole genome shotgun sequence genome window below encodes:
- the IL22 gene encoding interleukin-22 has product MATLQKFLSSCLLGTLAASCLLLVALWVQGGVAAPLGSHCRLDESDFQQPYIINRTFKLADEASLADNNTDVRLIGEKLFHGVNVRQHCYLMKQVLNFTLEEVLLPYSDRFQPYMQEVVSFLAGLSNKLSQCHIEGDDQHVQKKVQNLKDTVKKLGESGDIKAIGELNLLFMRLKNACTGPEKSWKMDN; this is encoded by the exons ATGGCCACCCTGCAGAAATTTTTGAGCTCTTGCCTCCTGGGGACTCTGGCAGCCAGCTGCCTCCTTCTCGTTGCCCTGTGGGTGCAGGGAGGAGTGGCTGCGCCCCTTGGCTCTCACTGCAGGCTTGACGAGTCCGACTTCCAGCAGCCATACATCATCAACCGCACCTTCAAGCTGGCCGACGAG gcTAGTTTGGCAGATAACAACACAGATGTTCGGCTCATTGGGGAGAAACTGTTCCATGGAGTCAAT GTGAGACAGCACTGCTACCTGATGAAGCAGGTGCTAAACTTTACCCTTGAAGAGGTGCTGCTCCCTTACTCTGACCGATTCCAGCCTTACATGCAGGAGGTGGTGTCCTTCCTGGCAGGGCTCAGCAACAAGCTAAGCCAATGC CATATTGAGGGTGATGACCAGCATGTCCAGAAAAAAGTGCAAAACCTGAAGGACACAGTGAAAAAG CTTGGAGAGAGTGGAGACATCAAAGCAATTGGGGAACTGAATTTGCTGTTTATGCGGCTGAAAAATGCCTGCACTGGACcagagaaaagctggaaaatgGATAACTAA